Genomic DNA from Flavobacteriales bacterium:
ATCGGTCGAGGATGAAAGCCCCGGTTACTCCAGCGACGTAGAGTGCCGTGAGAGCCCAGCCTATGAACACTTCGACCCGTAGGGTCTGAAAACTGAGGAAATATGGTTCCGTGGCTCTCCACATCCGGGTAAATGCAGCTCCTACGATCAGGACTCCGACCCACCAAGACAAAATGAAGAAATGGCGAAAGAATCGGGTGCCTAGGCCGATGTTCGGACTGGTTTCTCGAAGTCGGTGACGGTAGAAATGGTCGATCCCCATAAGGATCAGCGAGGCGGCGGCATCGATGAAGAAATGGTCTTCGCGCAGCTCTACAGTGTACGGGTTGTTGACGAGTTTGACCAAAAAAACGATGAATCGGAAGGTGACCGCAATGAGGGCGGCGAATCCGATCCATCGAAAAAAAATGAGAAATCTGTTCAGCACGAGCGAAAATTACGGCTTATTCGGAAATGTTTCCTTCAGCGCTTTGTAGTCCGATGTGGATGCGTTCGCGAGATAAAGTGGTGTCGGCATGGCGAATTTCGAGGAGGTATTCTCCGGCAGGGAATTGATCGAGCACGAATTGCCCGTGATATTTATTGGTGTTTTTCCACTTTTTGCGGAAAACCACGTGTCCGTCTTGACCGAGAACCACCAAGTATGGGTCTTCTTCGAGAGGATTATTTAACTGCACGTCCACGACCTCTTCCTGGGAGATTACCTGAACTTGTAGTAACGATGAACGCGAACCTCGTACTATGAACCATGAACTCGGAGCAGTACGTTTTTGGCTTCAGCTATTGCGAATTCGTTTCTTAACCACCGATTTATTCGTACCTTTTGGCTTGACCAAAAACGGACCGGAAAGTCAAGTCGTTCCGCTATGCCGATTGCGCTTTGCGCAACCGTTCGTTATTTCGCTTCATGCTTGGTTTGCTTCGCAAAACTCAATTCCGCTCATTCCTCACCTTTGGCTACGGGAACGACAACGGAGTTCTTCGTTTTTAGATTTGCGTTGACCTCTGATTATTTCCTGGAAGCTGTGTGCCATGGACCATGAGCCATTGACATCTATTAAAGCTCTGCGCTCTAGGCCCTAGACTCAGGACTTAAATTGGATATACTTGCGTTGCAAACAAACTTCGGCGAAGCCGAATCGGACTTCGCAAAGCGAAGTGTCTTTGCGACTCGAATAGAATGTCCTCCGCGAAGTGGAGTATCCTAAGGGGTAGCGAAATATCCGGTCGATCTTGACTCTATCGACTTGTCGAACATTACCTACTTATATCTCAATACGTTAGAATTTAAATTCTTATCTTTGCAGCCCTTTTGAGCGCAAGGGTGAATCGAAAGGGAGTGAACTAGAGTTAAACGTCTCTAAATGTGGGCGCATCATCACCCGCCGTATTTAGATACAAAGTTGAACCTCGTATGTCTGAGGAAAACAAAAAACAAGAAGTAGAAGAGGTGAAAGTCGAGGCTACTGAAAACACCGCTACTGAAGCGGAGACCAAAGAGGAAGAAATCGCTTCCGAAACTACCGAAACCAAAGAAGAATCCACTGAAGCTGCTGCTGAAGCCGACGCTGAAGAAGTAACCGGAAAGGTTGCTGAAAAGGCCGAAGAGGCTGTTGAGCAAGCTGCTGAGGTCGTTGAAGAGGCCAAAGAAGCTTCTGAAGAGGCCGTTAAAGAAGTGGAAGAGGCTGCCAAAGAAGTTGCCGCTGCTGCCGCAGAAGGTAAAGAAGCCGTTTCTGAGAAATTGGAAGAGGTAATCGAGGAAGTTAAAGAAGAAAAGCCTTTTGATTGGGCAACTTTCGATGAGGAAGTTACCTACACTGAAGAAGAGCACGACAAAATGGAGTCCATGTACATCGATACGCTTTCAAGCGTTATCGAGAATGAAGTTGTGGATGGAGAGGTCGTTTCGATGACCGATCGCGAAGTGATCATTGACATTGGTGCTAAATCTGAAGGTGTTGTTTCTTTGAACGAGTTCCGCTACAACCCAGACCTTAAAGAAGGGGACACGGTTGAAGTACTCGTTGATAAACAAGAAGATAAGAATGGACAGCTCGTATTGTCACACCGTATGGCCCGCAGCATTAAAGCTTGGGACCGTGTGAACGAAGCTCACGAGAAAGAGGAAGTAATCACTGGATTCGTAAAGTGTCGTACCAAAGGTGGTATGATCGTAGACGTATTCGGAATCGAGGCTTTCTTGCCAGGATCA
This window encodes:
- a CDS encoding histidine kinase, whose translation is MLNRFLIFFRWIGFAALIAVTFRFIVFLVKLVNNPYTVELREDHFFIDAAASLILMGIDHFYRHRLRETSPNIGLGTRFFRHFFILSWWVGVLIVGAAFTRMWRATEPYFLSFQTLRVEVFIGWALTALYVAGVTGAFILDRWRQSLAEVERYKKENLQVRLETLRAQINPHFLFNSLNTLSSLIHEDPERATNFLRRISQVYRHVLEIRVREIVQLAKPIATSSKPDSKTGRSFRPMCLKKHSTNNCPRYAFNSSSKMP